From the Flavobacterium gyeonganense genome, the window AGCTCCGAAAGATGTGATTCTTAAAGTTGCCGGTATTCTGACTGTAAAAGGAGGAACAGGTGCTATCGTAGAATATTTTGGCGAAGGTGCAACAGCTATGTCTTGCACCGGTAAAGGTACCATTTGTAACATGGGAGCTGAAATTGGAGCTACAACTTCAACTTTTGGTTACGATGATTCTATGAGCCGTTATCTGCGTTCTACAAACAGAGCAGATGTTGCTGATGCTGCAGATAAAATAGCTTCTTACTTAACAGGGGATCCAGAAGTTTACGCTGATCCTGAAAAATATTTTGATCAGGTTATCGAAATCAATTTGTCAGAATTAGAGCCGCATTTAAACGGACCTTTTACTCCGGATTTAGCTACTCCAATTTCTAAGATGAAAGAAGAGGCCATCAAGAATAATTGGCCGTTGCAAATACAGGTTGGTTTAATAGGTTCGTGTACCAACTCATCCTACGAAGATATTTCCCGTGCAGCTTCTTTAGCCAGACAGGTTGCTGAGAAAAACTTAAAAACAAAAGCAGAATTTACAATCACTCCGGGGTCTGAAGTCGTTCGTTCTACAATCGAAAGAGACGGATTTATTGATACTTTTCATAAAATTGGAGCAACAGTTTTTGCCAACGCTTGTGGACCATGTATCGGTATGTGGGACAGGGAAGGAGCGGAGAAAGAAGAAAGAAATACAATCGTTCACTCTTTTAACCGTAACTTCTCCAAACGTGCAGACGGTAATCCTAATACTTTGGCTTTCGTAGGTTCTCCTGAATTGGTGACAGCTTTGGCTATTGCAGGTGATTTAGGATTCAATCCATTAACTGATAAATTAATCAACGAAGAAGGTGAAGAAGTAATGCTTGATGAACCAACTGGAGACGAATTGCCGGAAAAAGGTTTCTATGCTGAAGATCCTGGATTTCAGGCTCCGGCAGAGGATGGTTCAGGTGTTCAGGTTGTAGTAAGTCCTACTTCAGAGCGTTTGCAGTTATTAGCGCCTTTTGAGGCTTGGGATGGTAAAAACATCACTGGTGCTAAATTGTTGATTAAAGCATTCGGAAAATGTACAACAGACCACATTTCTATGGCCGGACCATGGCTGCGTTTCCGTGGACACTTAGATAATATCTCAAACAACATGCTGATTGGTGCTGTAAATGCATTCAATCAAAAAACAAACTCGGTTAAGAATCAATTGACAGGACAATATGATGCCGTTCCTGCAGTAGCACGTGCCTACAAAGCGGCAGGAGTTCCGTCTATTGTTGTGGGAGATCACAATTATGGAGAAGGTTCTTCTCGTGAGCACGCTGCTATGGAACCACGTTTCTTAGGCGTTAAAGCCGTATTAGTAAAATCTTTCGCCCGTATCCACGAAACCAATCTTAAGAAACAGGGTCTTTTAGGATTGACTTTCGCTAACGAAGCAGATTATGATAAAATTCAGGAAAACGATACAATCAATTTTACTGATTTAACGGAATTTGCTCCGGGTAAACCATTAACATTAGAATTTGTTCATGCAGATGGTTCAAAAGATATTATTCTGGCAAACCATACTTACAATGATGGTCAGATTGGGTGGTTTGTTGCAGGTTCTGCATTAAACTTAATTGCTGCCGGAAAAGCATAATTTCAAAACTCTATTATAGAAAAGCGCTCTGTGAAAACAGGGCGTTTTTTATTTGTAGCTATTCCGCCTGTACGTTTTATCTTTTGTCCCGATAGTTATCGGGACAAAAAGATGCCACTTTCATCCGGGCTAGAAATCCCGTTTTTAGGACGATTTTATTTTAAATTTTATGATTTCCTCAAATGATTTATAACTCACACAAAAACTTTGAATTAGCTTCAAAAACATTTTCAGGTTTCTAATGTGATATAAATTTGTTGTTAAAAAAAGTGTATTTTTTACTTTAAAAAGTTAAATTCGCATTTTTGGTAATAAAACTTTCTTTTTTGAGTTTAAAATTAAGAAGGGATAGTAGTATAGAAAATTAAAATTCCCCAAATAATGATTTTCAGATTTGTCTTTATATTTTTGCTTTTTTCAGTAAGTGCTTTTTCTCAGGATAATTACATCAGGCATACCATTTCAAAAGGTGATAACCTTTATAATATTGCTAAGAAATACGGAGTAAAGCCAAAAGATATCGCAAACGCTAATCCAGATGCACCAAAAATTTTAAAATTAAATTCGGTTTTATTAATTCCGAATAGTGGTCACTCTGAAGTAATAAAATCTAATGAATCTATCGTACAAGAAACTCCCGGTACTCATGAGGTTTTGGCAAAAGAGACACTTTGGGGAATATCAAAAAAATATAAAGTTTCAGTTGAAGATCTGAAAAAAGCCAATCCTTCATTAGAAACGGAAGGGCTTAAAATAGGAAAACAGATTGTCATTCCTTCCAACGGGAATTCAGTAGTGCAGCAGCCGATTGAAAGTGCTCCATCAGAATTGGTTGAAGTTTCAAGGGAAGTTATGCCAAAAGAAACAAAATACGCAATTGCGAGAGAATTCGGAATCACCGTAGCTGAATTAGAAAGGCAAAACCCTGAA encodes:
- a CDS encoding aconitate hydratase, with the protein product MAFDIEMIKKVYDNMPARVDAARQIVGRPLTLTEKILYNHLWDGNPTKAFGKGVDYVDFAPDRVACQDATAQMALLQFMHAGKSKVAVPTTVHCDHLIQAKVDAATDLARAKTQSNEVFDFLSSVSNKYGIGFWKPGAGIIHQVVLENYAFPGGMMIGTDSHTVNAGGLGMVAIGVGGADAVDVMSGMAWELKFPKLIGVKLTGKLSGWTAPKDVILKVAGILTVKGGTGAIVEYFGEGATAMSCTGKGTICNMGAEIGATTSTFGYDDSMSRYLRSTNRADVADAADKIASYLTGDPEVYADPEKYFDQVIEINLSELEPHLNGPFTPDLATPISKMKEEAIKNNWPLQIQVGLIGSCTNSSYEDISRAASLARQVAEKNLKTKAEFTITPGSEVVRSTIERDGFIDTFHKIGATVFANACGPCIGMWDREGAEKEERNTIVHSFNRNFSKRADGNPNTLAFVGSPELVTALAIAGDLGFNPLTDKLINEEGEEVMLDEPTGDELPEKGFYAEDPGFQAPAEDGSGVQVVVSPTSERLQLLAPFEAWDGKNITGAKLLIKAFGKCTTDHISMAGPWLRFRGHLDNISNNMLIGAVNAFNQKTNSVKNQLTGQYDAVPAVARAYKAAGVPSIVVGDHNYGEGSSREHAAMEPRFLGVKAVLVKSFARIHETNLKKQGLLGLTFANEADYDKIQENDTINFTDLTEFAPGKPLTLEFVHADGSKDIILANHTYNDGQIGWFVAGSALNLIAAGKA